A part of Larkinella insperata genomic DNA contains:
- a CDS encoding helix-turn-helix domain-containing protein: MKHILPEISQHPLPIVLPVTDNERLLPVIHYIHQHLGDPLQLPEVAERFGFSVRSLSRLFRKAINSSFGQYLKLCRIIRGMEELLQTDKSVSEIAYDAGYTSLSTFSNTFLKLVNQRPGDFRAMK, encoded by the coding sequence TTGAAGCACATTCTGCCGGAAATCAGCCAGCACCCCCTGCCAATTGTCCTGCCGGTGACCGACAACGAACGGTTGCTGCCTGTCATACACTACATTCACCAGCACCTGGGCGATCCACTGCAACTGCCGGAGGTGGCCGAACGGTTTGGGTTCAGCGTCCGGAGCCTGTCGCGGCTGTTCCGGAAGGCCATCAACAGTTCATTTGGGCAGTATCTGAAGCTGTGCCGCATCATCCGGGGCATGGAGGAACTGCTGCAGACGGATAAGTCGGTCAGCGAAATTGCCTACGATGCAGGGTACACCAGCCTGTCGACGTTCAGCAACACGTTTCTCAAACTGGTCAACCAGCGGCCGGGCGATTTCCGGGCCATGAAATAA
- a CDS encoding thiamine pyrophosphate-dependent enzyme, whose amino-acid sequence METEQLSQNAQADVATNADPAQTTADILIDKLIAWQVEVVFGLIGDGINPIMEALRKRQDKIKYIAVRHEEAAAFMASGYAKYTGKLGVCLGTSGPGAVHLMNGLWDAAMENTPVLAITGAPFHDLLGTQYIQEVDTVSMVRDIAVYNVMINGPRQAQTVVDLACRTALTTPGVAHLAIAKDIQKKPLSEDKASKDGENLRASSTYMPRIETPVTDELDAAAALLNAGKKVMILAGRGALNARTEVEQVAEKLGAPVTKALLGKALLPDDSPYTTGGIGHLGTLPSKQVMEECDTLLILGSNMPYVDFYPKDGRARAVQIDRDPKRIGLRYPVEIGLNGDVQATLKALLPKLQPKTDRSFLQLAQQRMADWRKTIAGVESEDAKLIKPQYLVSQVSKLLQEDAIVAIDTGAHTVFTARHWQIRPDQKVAVSGNLASMAPGLPYAMAAQLAYPGRQCVAMVGDGGFTMLMGEMVTAVRYNLPVKIVVFKNNSLSMDYYEQEALGNPVFGADLTSIDFAKVAEACGAEGYRCTQKADLANTLTRAFASNRPAVIEVLVDPDQAPAAPGTVAQNKFE is encoded by the coding sequence ATGGAAACAGAACAGCTTTCCCAAAACGCCCAGGCGGATGTTGCTACCAACGCCGACCCCGCCCAAACCACCGCCGACATCCTGATCGACAAGCTGATCGCTTGGCAGGTCGAAGTGGTGTTTGGCTTAATCGGCGACGGCATTAACCCCATCATGGAGGCCCTCCGCAAACGGCAGGACAAGATCAAATACATTGCCGTCCGGCACGAGGAAGCAGCCGCTTTTATGGCCTCCGGTTACGCCAAATACACCGGCAAGCTCGGCGTCTGCCTGGGTACTTCCGGTCCGGGGGCCGTCCACCTGATGAACGGTTTGTGGGATGCTGCCATGGAAAATACGCCCGTGCTGGCCATTACCGGCGCTCCGTTTCACGACCTGCTGGGTACGCAGTACATCCAGGAGGTGGACACGGTTTCGATGGTCCGGGACATTGCCGTCTACAACGTCATGATCAACGGTCCGCGGCAGGCCCAGACCGTCGTGGACCTGGCCTGCCGAACCGCCCTGACCACGCCCGGCGTAGCGCACCTGGCGATTGCCAAGGATATCCAGAAAAAACCGTTATCGGAAGACAAAGCGTCCAAAGACGGGGAAAACCTGCGGGCGTCGTCGACTTACATGCCGCGCATCGAAACGCCCGTGACAGACGAACTGGATGCGGCAGCCGCCCTGCTGAACGCAGGCAAAAAAGTAATGATTCTGGCCGGGCGCGGTGCCCTTAATGCCCGCACGGAAGTGGAACAGGTGGCCGAAAAACTCGGGGCACCGGTGACCAAAGCTCTGCTCGGCAAAGCCCTGCTGCCCGACGATTCGCCCTACACAACCGGCGGCATCGGGCACCTGGGTACGCTGCCCTCCAAACAGGTGATGGAGGAGTGTGATACCCTCCTGATTCTGGGCAGCAACATGCCGTACGTGGATTTTTACCCCAAAGACGGACGCGCCCGGGCCGTGCAGATCGACCGCGACCCGAAGCGGATCGGCCTTCGGTACCCGGTTGAAATCGGCCTCAACGGCGATGTGCAGGCTACCTTGAAAGCCCTTTTGCCCAAACTACAGCCCAAAACCGACCGGAGTTTTCTGCAACTGGCCCAGCAGCGCATGGCCGACTGGCGAAAAACCATCGCCGGGGTGGAAAGCGAGGATGCCAAGCTCATCAAGCCCCAATACCTGGTGTCGCAGGTGAGCAAATTATTGCAAGAAGACGCCATCGTTGCCATTGATACCGGTGCGCACACGGTTTTTACGGCCCGGCACTGGCAGATTCGCCCGGATCAGAAAGTGGCGGTTTCGGGCAACCTGGCATCGATGGCCCCGGGCCTGCCCTATGCGATGGCGGCCCAATTGGCCTATCCCGGTCGGCAGTGCGTGGCAATGGTGGGCGACGGTGGCTTTACGATGCTGATGGGCGAAATGGTAACGGCCGTTCGGTACAACCTGCCCGTGAAGATTGTGGTGTTCAAGAACAATAGCCTGTCGATGGACTACTACGAGCAGGAAGCCCTGGGCAATCCCGTTTTTGGGGCGGATCTGACCTCCATCGATTTTGCCAAAGTAGCCGAAGCCTGCGGGGCGGAAGGCTACCGCTGCACGCAAAAGGCCGACCTTGCCAACACGCTGACCCGCGCCTTCGCGTCGAACCGGCCCGCCGTCATTGAGGTGCTGGTAGACCCCGATCAGGCGCCGGCAGCGCCCGGTACCGTGGCCCAGAACAAGTTTGAATAA
- a CDS encoding cation diffusion facilitator family transporter, whose translation MASTKTAIYTALGANLAIAVTKFIAAGVTGSSAMVSEGIHSLVDTLNEVLLLLGMNRSQKPADDKRPFGYGRELYFWSYVVSVLIFAVGGGVSFYEGITHLQHPNPIENPHWNYIVLGIAIVLDSTSLVTAIKAFNAQRGAQAFWSAVKTSKNPATFVVLFEDASDVIGLILAFLGVFLGHQLDNPYLDGTASILIGVLLTAVSILLARESRSLLMGEGADPAIVQKTVALTNADSDVVQSLQALTFQMGPEQIVLIQRVVFQPELTTEAITKAISRLRHTLQAAEPTIRQVFIEPADGPHRA comes from the coding sequence ATGGCATCCACAAAAACAGCAATCTACACGGCTTTGGGGGCCAATCTGGCCATTGCCGTCACCAAGTTTATTGCCGCCGGGGTAACCGGGAGTTCGGCGATGGTTTCCGAAGGCATTCACTCACTGGTTGATACGCTGAACGAAGTTTTGCTGCTGCTGGGCATGAACCGGAGCCAGAAACCCGCCGACGACAAACGGCCGTTTGGCTACGGCCGGGAGCTTTACTTTTGGTCGTACGTGGTATCGGTCCTGATTTTTGCCGTCGGTGGGGGCGTTTCGTTTTACGAAGGCATCACGCATTTGCAGCATCCCAACCCCATCGAAAATCCGCACTGGAATTACATCGTGCTGGGCATCGCCATTGTGCTCGACAGCACGTCGCTGGTGACGGCCATCAAAGCGTTTAACGCCCAGCGGGGGGCGCAGGCGTTCTGGTCGGCGGTGAAAACCAGTAAAAACCCCGCTACGTTTGTCGTGCTGTTTGAGGATGCGTCGGACGTTATCGGGTTGATTCTGGCGTTTCTGGGGGTATTTCTGGGACATCAGCTCGATAACCCGTACCTCGATGGGACGGCTTCGATCCTGATCGGCGTCCTGCTGACGGCGGTTTCCATCCTGCTGGCCCGCGAAAGCCGGAGCTTGCTGATGGGCGAGGGGGCAGATCCGGCGATTGTGCAGAAAACCGTGGCCCTGACGAATGCTGACTCTGACGTTGTGCAGTCGTTGCAGGCGCTGACGTTTCAGATGGGGCCGGAGCAGATTGTGCTCATTCAGCGGGTTGTTTTTCAACCGGAACTGACTACCGAAGCGATTACGAAGGCCATTTCCCGACTCCGGCACACGCTTCAGGCCGCCGAACCCACCATCCGGCAGGTATTCATTGAACCCGCCGACGGACCCCATCGGGCGTGA